Genomic segment of Dromiciops gliroides isolate mDroGli1 chromosome 3, mDroGli1.pri, whole genome shotgun sequence:
atggcctgagaccaattcatatttttcttggaagctttagatatagggaccctgatgttgacatcttcctctgagagtgccCCTTggttcttccttgttactgaagaaactttctatggtcctcacctttctctgtcagctcatcttgtctttcttttattagacttttagctccttaaagtggggcactgtttccaggctgcagtatcccaagcttaagaagtcccaggtggtatgatttaaggagaatcaggttcttcactcacccagcctgtttcctggtcctagatgaccccagccCAACTTGCccatcaaccagctttgtgtgttgtggttcttaGCTAGAACaagcctttgcccctcccccacctgggccacttctattcgagcctaccacctggttctcagtaggggtatagaatccaagttctgccttagcaccagcagagacccctgtagtctcccccctgcccagggctcagcccactcaccagactgtgagcttagttccacatgacactggtgcttcagctgattcagaggctctgggggtctccttctctggtgaggacttcctgagactggatctgtgtcagggtaactgtggggttgggctcaactcctgtattagcacagcagctccctccttctgaccttccaatctgttcttggttagaagatgatttcagcacattcttctatgagttttgctgctccaggcattttcctatcaccttatttggatgttttatgGAGTGACAGTGTCATGAGTTActgtaaaagtaatttttaatgcaattaggagtatatgtaaagagcttatggtcataaggtaatatttaaggtatgaaaatatttgtaagtcttaaaaagtgtaataaaagaaatgattagaaagagtatatggatggatagagcaccgaccctggctggagtcaggagtacctgagttcaaatccagcctcagacacttaacacttactagctgtgtgaccctgggcaagtcacttaaccccaattgccccactaaaataaaaaaaaaagtgtatatggAGACAGAGTGTCATCATAAGATGACATTGATGATACAAcaccacagaaaagaaaataaagggctaaaaagaaattgcatggaaataggaagggagagactgaatggggtgaacacacacatacaaagaggcatatacaaatgaatgaatacatttatcataatggaggggaagataggggacatgggcaaagattaaaccttagtctcatcaaagttggcacaaagagggaacaacaaatacattcagtttgatatagaaatctatcttaccctatagggaagttcaGATAGGGACTGTtacaatggagggggaggggatattggggaaggtggtgatcatacATAAAGCACTTGTGGGAAAGCAGAGAGTGGGGAGTCAGAATGGGAAGGATGAACAGATGAAAATAGCATGAGAGATATAAACAgacatcataactataaatgtgaacatGTTTGAGGCAGAGTGATACATGCAAGGCAAATGTGGTGAGTTGGTGCaggatctattatgcttcagctggagCAAGGAAAGCAGGGGTAGTCACTATGATTTCAGACAGAacagaagcaaaaatagatctagttgggagagatggggagggaaactGTATTTTGCTGTggggtaccatggacaatgaagtcatgTCAATACCTAATGTGTGTattcaccaagtggtatagcatctgggtttttgaagaagttgaatgagtcaaaaaatctctaggaccagatggattcacaagtgaatttgtaccaaacttttaaagaacaactaatcccagtactatataaattatttgaaaaaaaataagggcttccaaaaagcttggaaagacatgtatgaaatgacagATTAtttactgccttggggaggggaggagggaagggagggaagggagggatagagattgaaagagacaaatataaaaaaaatgtttaatctagaaagggggagaggggtgtgctaggaagggtacaggaggtatatatgtatttatctatatacacatatacacacatatatatgattttCATTTATGACATTTAAGTATTATAtagtaattaaattaaattaaatgaatttgTCATAATTTCTATGAAttgatatatatatttgttatttataaaacagttatttaagtaAAATACTAAGTTGtgtgtattagaatatatctagatatatctaaatctaatgtagaaaatttataaatcatatgtatattatatctatatttgatatatgtataaaatataattatatatcaccaaaaaatggaaaggaggaattcatcaccaatgaagaaGCAATTAgaacaataattaggagctatttttcttAAGCCTATGCCAGTAACACTGACAGTAGGTGAAATGGATaactatttacaaatatttaaatttctcatattaacagaagaggagatagaatatttaaataatccattttagaaaaagaaattcaaccaGTCATCAATGAagtccttaagaaaaaatctccagggccagttggatttacaagtgaattctaccaaacatttcaagaacaattaattctaatattaaataaactacttggaaaaatgggtgaaattgtctttaaaaattccttttatgacacaaatacagTGATGATTCCTAAATGAGGAAGatacaaaacagaaagaaaattgtagactaGTTTCATCAATgaaaattgatgcaaaattttaaaatcaactaTTAGTGAGGTGATtgcagcaatatatcacaaggatcatacccTATGATCAGGTagcatttataccaggaatgtagagCTGGATCAGTATTAGAAAATGATTAGCATAATTGGCCATTTctataagaaaaacaacaaaaatcatatgattatctcaatagatgcagaaaaaaggaattaatatttatctaaaactatcaaCAAGGAGCATCtgcaatggggataagctagaagtgatgccaataagatcaggaggAAACAAGGAAGTCCAATTTCACCCTTCTCCTTGAATATcatatttgagggggcagctaggtggtgcagtggataaagcaccggccctggattcaggaggacttgagttcaaatccggcctcagacacttgacacttactagctgtgtgaccccgggcaagtcacttaaccctcattgccccaccaaaaaaaaccaaaaccacacCATGATGATGAGAGAATTGACATCCATGTTTACCAAGGAAACAATGCTGTGAGATGAGTGCTGAAAAGACAGGGACTTTTTTAAGGTCCTCACAACTATAAAATACGCATAAACACATGATCCAAACTAATAGGAGCATTACTTATAAGGTCTGCATTTTATGCTGTGCTATTGAATGACATTCACAAACCAAAATTACTGTTCAGTTGCTGCCATATTTACTGTAGAACTTCACGTTACTTTCTGGTTCTTTGATATGACAAGAGAAGCTGCTAACAccttttttgtacatttgggtccctTTCCTTTTGTGAAAGGTATGTGCCCTTTGGTGGTGTCTGAATCAAAGACTTTGTGATTTGGAGGAACCTCACAACTCCTTCAAGAGTaaattgataggggcagctagatggcgcagtgggtagagcaccggccctggagtcaggagtacctgagttcaaatccggcctcagacacttaacacttaatagttgtgtgaccctgggcaagtcacttaacccctattgcctcactaaaaaaaaaaaaaaaagagtaaattgaTGTGCCTGTTTTGCCCAGAACCCTTCCAACAGGTTTTTTTtcgttgttgtttgtttgttttgtggggaaataagggttaagtgacttgcccagggtcacacagctagtaagtgtcaagtgtctgaggctggatttgaattcaggtcctcctgaatcatgtgacctagctgcccccaatgtgtttttccttttcatttttcttacttgCATGACCCAGAAGTCCACAGTGTGATCCATATCTACAATGGTTCATGTCTTTTTTCTGAAAGACTACTTaatttttccaacatttattagtgCTTAGCAAGTACTGGGAATGTAGCAGAGCTATTTGAATTGAACACAAGGTTACTCTACAGAACTTCTTTTGTGTAATACACACATAATCTCTTCAGTTTCAGCCTTAGGGCATAGATTGACACTCATTGTGTAGGTAAGGACTCCTAGTGGGATATGCCCTTGGTTCTGGTGACATCaattggagaggaaagggaaagtctGGGGGtgaaaaagaaagccaaatgaaagaatatgcacacatgcatagaTCCACTTCTATATCTGTTTGGCTTGGCAATAAAGCCTACTGCTCAATTAAGAATGAAGAGCTTTTCAAGGGAATTCAGGGATTGTAAAAGGAATGTCATCtgatgtgagggaaaacaatcctcttctcaataattgtCTAGAACTTCAGCAGccatgtgacaaaggctcttttatttccttctcatgaggaggcaccccAGTGTGCAGCTactgggtgcaaagaaagggggctctcaggccctgttttaaaccctactCCCTAAGGTGACTGGACCCTACCCTTTTTCAGTCTTGGTCTGATtgctcaagggttacaatctacacacaaaaactagctaatctgaatgctgtaatgattggaatgacgccacctgctggagacttacagtagaaaagctctaccatgaagtgaaggtctttgaggacaagaccaggaatcttttctttggtgtcacatttgcttgtgagaggaagaagaggggagcctggcactctgactaggggctttttcctggggactgtggaggagagcggagctagaaatgtgctctccctttaacagatggatgaatgtaggcctttctctctctctttaccaaattcttattctccttaataaatgcttaaaagtctaactcttgctaaagcttaaaatttattggcgaccactcagatattttagaccgactagctagaattttagcccttaacattgcagtattcccatccctcttccttattcaGGCATAActcaggagcagaccttattgagaccagggatccttgaaccatgtgattttgtaagccagagggggaggaggggatctgagacctttgtcctaaacaCAGGCCAGGAGGAGTGTGATTGACATATCCTGATTGAGACAATgacccattttctcacacctgACAATGAGAACAGCAGCATAAAGACAAAGCCTGGGGAAGGAGCATCACAAAGGAGAAGCcaagaggccagtttggctgctCAGGGCTGGGTGAAGAGGACTGTGTGTCCCCACCTTGGATGGTAGCTGGGGCCAGGTTCTGAAAAGCTTTCAAACAGCATCCAGAGGCATCCAGAATTGCTCactgattcttctcaccaatgcaatggtacagcagagttccaggggactcatgatggaaagggatctccaaatgcagaaaaaacaaactgtggagtatggatccTGATTGAGCcagactatttcttttgtttttggtgctgttgtttttattttttaaggtttttcctttttgatctgattcttctcttatgactaatgccaaactatgtttgatgttattatataaaacttatatctaggggaggggggaagggaggggatggaggaagaaaattttgaaattggaaatcttataaaaaatggtgaaaactatttctacatgtaactggaaaataataaaatacttttattttttaaaaaaaggaaatgaggggaaaaaacgacaacaaagaaaaaatgaaaggcaaaaatagtcagTGAAACTGTGTAATACTTAGAGATAACAAAAGGCCACTATcagacaaaaattaaatggataaacAAGAAGCCTGAGAACCTAATTTGCAATGGGGACTTGGTGACAAGACAGAGGGAAGACTCAGGGATGGTTTCTAGGTTGCTAATGTGGAGGAAATCAACTGAATTTGGGGAAACAGCTTCTCCCCTGAAAGAGTTAGCCTGGCTGGCAAAGAAACTGAACTAACAGGACTATGTAAACAGAGACAGACCTCAGGGAAGCCTCCAATAACTGGGGAGTCACCAATAAGATCTTCTGAGGGCATTTACTAGAGACCCAGCTCCTCTGGCCCCACCAGATAGTCTGAGCAAGAGAAAACATCCCCATTGAAACAACCTCTGCAACTCCTGAGAGGAAGGTTAACATTCTCCCCAAATCACCTGACATCCTGTCTCTATACCCAACCATCCTGACTGGGAtatggtggacttgagtcagttcagactctgaggctggggtctggaaaggtcccagcccccagtccctgtcattgttagaccattctgtccatattccatcccACTGCTAAAACACAAATTGACCACCCCCACCTTGCTCTGTGGCCAAGCAGGAGAGCTGTGTCCTGTTAGTGCAGACCCACCCTGATaccacctctcccttcttccattccTAAGCCCTAGCTCCAGGtaacatctctcccttcttcccccacccccttccttacacctgtggagtggtttcaccctgtccccttcctctcctccccagctcTCAGACCTAGTTGACCATGCCTCCACACTATGATAACAGGTATACTGGGTGAGACAGAATTGGACGTTAGGACGcgagctcaccctgtgcatgaAGGGAGACCCCTCAAACTTcaataaaaacccaactcatgagctcatcagcatgcttttttttttgtttgttttttgttttttagtgaggcaattggggttaagtgacttgcccagggtcacacagctagtaagtgttatgtgtctaaggccggatttgaactcaggtattcctgactccagggctggtgctctatccactgcgccacctagctgcccccagcacgcTTTTCATCTCTTGCATGGGGTCACCCATtctcatgaaaatgaaataaatctggctctgattgacttggtggtctcctcaaattatttgggtaaactgagatAATTGTGCCATACACACCCCAATGAGCAAAGTGGCTGCCCAGCCTCCCCAGATGGACTAAGGCTGTGTAAACCCCTATTTATGCTTCTACTTCCCTTTATTCTCTTGAGAAGCTCCCCACAGGGCAGCTGCCAGGGAGCTGATGCTAAgatgggcctggaggcaggaagaactgagttcaaatttgacctcagacatcttctgtgactctgggcaagtcactggacctgCTTGTTTCACTTTCCTCAAGTATACAATAAAGAGAATAACTCCATCTACCCCaaaggctgctgtgaggatcccATTTCCCAAGTGCtcagcagtgcctggcacctgggTGCTAGAGGAAGGCCAGgtcttattttttctaattttttggtgggatgagggttaagtgacttccccaaggtcacacagctagtaagcgtcaaatgtctgaggccaaatttgaactcacatgttcctgaatccagggccagtgtaccacctagctattattattcttattactgTCCAGCTAGTTCCTTTCAGAGAGAAGACTGAGAACTACTTCAGAAATGCAGGCCCAGGACTGAGGGAGTTACCCCCATATGGAGGGAGGTAgggcagggagaaaagggaaCTGAATCAGATCAGAGGGAGGACTTATGGATCCCCTGGTCATCAGTCCAaaaggcaggaggagaaccaggactGGTGACAATCTTCAAGGACAAGTGTTTATCCAATGGGGGGGCATGGTTGACAAGAACTATTGTTACAGAGAAGTCAGGAAAAAGCTAATGAAAGGAGTGGGGTCTTTACCAAAGagaccataataataataacataaaataaaaagactttgGGGCTACAAAAGCCACGGGGGGAAAAATTGCTGTTTTTCTCATAAGTTTCTACGGTATGGATGGACATCTCGGGTCtttaaaagaaagtaataaaGAAATTACAAACATTAACTGGAAAACTCACCACTTTATAAAAATGCACTATGTGAATTTACagataagtttttttcttttaaagtgctaaAAGTATTAGGccttagaaaattaaaatgttccaTTTATTGTCTGCTAAGGCATGATAgaaccatcccccccccccacccagtttcAGGAAGCATGTGATTTTAAGGTTTCTGTGTAAAAGCATATACAACTGAATTAAGAACACCTGATTCGTAATTAATTGGtttggtttaaaattttttaagaaatCCAAATATTGTTTGAAGGTATTACATTTGTAAAAATCCttatgggaggcagctagatggtgcagtggataaagcacccgccctggattcaggagtacctgagttcaaatccagcctcagacacttaacacttactagctgtgtgaccctgggcaagtcacttaaccccaattgcctcaccaaaaacaaaaaaaatttatggtaTAATTGTTGAATGATTGTATCAGCTATGGCagaaaagcaatttctcttatATCTGGATGTCAAACAAAAATTCTGTTAAAATGGGAAATCTGAGTTTACCTATGTTTGATATTTAATCACCTTAAAAATGTTCCCACTGTTTTAAGGAATTCTGAAGGCACTACACCTATCCCAATTCTTCCATTTGTTATTAAGCATCTTATAGCAAAATCCATTTGTGTAATATTAACTTAAGGATGAAAAGCACGACACTATGGGACTCATGTTATTCTGAGTCTAACTCCAAGCATGATCATTGAGGAatacaacttatttgacatgcactcttGTCCCCTTAAGTTCTTttatgtgtgcttgtgtgtgaggcaattggggttaagtgacttgcccagggtcacacagctagtaagtgttaagtgtctgagcttgtatttgaactcagttccttctgactccagagctggtgctctatccacttcgccacctagctgccccacccttaaGTTCTTTTGGATTCTTGCCCTTGCCACTTTAAGCTCTCGTTAAAGTCTGTTCAATCCAGGCTCATGGCTTCAACAACATGGCAAAGCCATGATTTTCTTATACTATACAATAGGAATTCTCAGATGGGAAGTAAGAGATGGTTATTGCCCGAAGGTTTGACCACATTAATTATGTTCCTAAGATTTCTTTGTGGTGTGGATTCCCTTTTGTGCACAGCAAGAGTGGAGCTGCATCTGAActtctttccacactgattgcaTTCAAAAggttctctccagtgtggattctcttatGCTTATGAAGACTGGaactctgtgtgaaagcctttccacactgatcacattcataaggtttctctccagcatggattctctgatgtgcagcaagattaGAGCTcattgtgaaagcctttccacactgattacattcataatgtttctctccactgtggattctctgatgtcaACAAGAGTGGACTTCATTGTGAAAGCCTTCCCACACTGATAAGgtctctctccagtgtggattctctgatgtgcagcatgACTAGAGCTgtgtgtgaaagtctttccacactgattacattcataaggtctctctccagtgtggattctcttatGCTTAGCAAGATTGGAACTCTTgttgaaagtctttccacactgattacactcataaggtttctcaccagtgTGGACTCTCTTATGCTTAGCAAGATTGGAACTCTtggtgaaagtctttccacactgattacactcataaggtttctctccagtgtggattctctgatgtgcagcacgACTAGagctctgtgtgaaagcctttccacactgattacattcataaggtttctctccagtgtggattctcttatGCTTAGCAAGATTGGAACtctctgtgaaagtctttccacactgataacattcataaggtttctctccagtatgtattctctgatgtacagcaagactggagctctgtgcaaaagcctttccacactgattacaatcataaggtttctctccagtgtggattctcttatGCTTAGCAAGAGTGGACCTCTCTGAGAAAGACTTCCCACAGTGATTACACTCAAAAGCTTTCTCTCTAATGCGGGCTTTGTGATGGTTAGAAAGACCAGAAATCTGTGCAAAAGCCCTTCCACACTGATTAtactcataaggtttctctccagtgtggattctctgatgtacaacAAGATGTGATTCctgtgtgaaagtctttccacactcattacattcataaaactTTTTTCCAGTGTGAATGTTCTGATGACTaataagatctgagtttgaagcAAAGGCCTTTCCACAATGATGACATGCATATCTTTTCATTCCATGGTCAAATCCAGCATGGCAAGGAAGAGATGAGTGAAGGGAGATGGTTGCTTTACATTCATTGTATTCAACAGGCTCCTTTCTACTGTGAATTTTCTGAAGAGTAATGAGCTTAGAGCTCTGACTGAAGGCCTTCCCATGTTTGTCAGCTACATAAGGCATTTCTCCAGTGTCACTTTTCTGATGTCTAATGAGATCAGAATTTAAATTCAAGGCCATTTCCAGATGATTACCTTGATCCATTTGCATTTGTAGAGACTTCTCATGAGCATTTAGTTGTTTAGGAAACCATTTATTATCTTCACTGTCCTGAACACCTTCATTCCATGAAGTCCTTCTCTTACTGTTATTTAAGACTGAAGACTGTGTGAAGGCCTCTCCAATTTCACCAAACTCCCAGATACTCTTAGTATTTTTATCCACCTTGGTATTAGAGCCACAGATGTCTCTCAAACTGAAGTCACAGGCACCATCACTCAGAAATTTATGCTGGCCAAGTTCTTCCACAAGAATGTCCACCTTTGTAGTCATCTCCTTCACTTCAAACCTGGTCTCTGCACCTGAAGGAATCAATTATGTATTAACAGAAAGACAGATACACCTAAATATGTTCTGTTCTCTAATGGCATAATGGAAACTCATACATATTCTACTTCCTCAgtcaaaatgaagaattttccatttaaaacaagCAAAATCAATCTTTGGAAACACCTGCAAGatagcttattttattttgtaaatagtattttctttttttccaattacatgtaaaggtagctttcaaaatttatttcccattcaattttgagcttccaattttttctccctccctctttttcctttcccctcctgaaGATGGCAATCAATCTGATAGAACTTATACATGTGGAACCATGCATATACATTTCCACATTggttatgttgtgaaagacacaggacaaaagggaaaaaccactgTTGGGAAAATTTCAAAGTCCCAGGGTtagacaaagaaagtgaaaagaaaataggtttattgaaagaGGGATCCTTCCTCACAGTAAAGCTGGAGCTATCAAGACTTTCCACCATATTGGTTAGGCTTGGCTTTCCGACTTCTCCCCAGGTCTGATGGGTCTCTTATacctcagaagttactattttagctatctgacctttaagctgattggtttcTATACTTAACCACAACTGGAAGTCAGGTAGTTGAATATTTGGTTTAAGTTTGTAGAATAGGCAAGTTAgcatttgccttagttcctttctatcttcttttttttgattcctttttttttggggggggggcaatgagggttaagtgacttgcccagggtcacaaagctagtaggtatcaagtgtctcaggccagatttgaactcaggtcctcctgaattcaaggccagtgctttatccattgtgccacctagctgccccccttagctCCTTTTAAAATCTATCTTACTTCATTATCATTTTACACTACTAAAGAATATCTAGGTCTTTTAAATCACATGTAGTAGTGTATAAACTGATTAGTACTactggttttttggggggttgttgtttttttttttgcagggcaatgggagttaagtgacttgcccagggtcacacagcttgtgtcaagtgtttgaagatggatttgaactcaggtcctcctgaatccagggacgatgctttatacactgctccatctagctgcccagtactactgttaaatcacttatacttaaggggtgggggaaaatctcacaccatgagaaagaaaaaacaggaaaaaaaagtcaaaatagtatgcctcaaacTTTTTTCAGActgcatattttttttctgtggaagtagagagggggcagctaggtggaggagtggataaagtcacttaactgtcattgccccacccccaaaaaaagaaaagaaaaggaggtggagagtattttccatgatgagtcctttgcaGTTGTCTAAGagcatagtattgctgagaacagctaagtctatcatagttgatcatagcACAAGGTTGCTGTtacgtgtacaatgttctcctggttatgctcacttcactcacacttaagtatttccagggttttctgaaatctgcccgttcatcatttttaaaaatatgataggattttattacatttatatttcacaattcattcagccattccctaatcaatgggcattccttccctttccagtTATTTGCAACAGCAAAAAAAgcatctacaaatatttttgtacatgtaggtttcttttttatgatcttgttGGCATACAGAtttagtagtgctattgctggatcaaagactgtggagttttattgccctttgggcatatttacAAATTGCTCTGCACAACTGTTgtgtcatgaaaatttctaagtctgaagaagaaaagaaacagtgaagtctccaagctgtagaaaTATAGATTTATTGAGAgggggatcctgtctcacaataaagccagtgtCAGCTTTAGGACCCAGAGACATAGAGCAGTACTGGTCTAAGATTTTTACACCATTAtgaggcttaaatgcttatataccttaGTATTTTTAGACAatctcctcccattttacagttcaccAAGAAACATAATAAAGTCGATCAAAATAATATacatctctggggcagctagatggtgcagtggatagagcaccgaccctggagtcaggagtacctgagttcaaatccggcctcagacacttaacacttactagctgtgtgaccctgggcaagtcacttaaccccaattgcctcactaaaaaaaataaataaataaaataaaaataataatgtatgtCTTGACTATCAACTTTCTTGACATATTTCCATGAAAATGGGCAGTCTGACTTTTTAAT
This window contains:
- the LOC122747022 gene encoding zinc finger protein 883-like isoform X1 gives rise to the protein MAPGTQRPSSQELVTFKDVAVHFTQEEWRLLDRSQRELYKEVMLENVQNLLSVGFPVSREDLPPPFQEGEAPEMVEEKGARSSCPGAETRFEVKEMTTKVDILVEELGQHKFLSDGACDFSLRDICGSNTKVDKNTKSIWEFGEIGEAFTQSSVLNNSKRRTSWNEGVQDSEDNKWFPKQLNAHEKSLQMQMDQGNHLEMALNLNSDLIRHQKSDTGEMPYVADKHGKAFSQSSKLITLQKIHSRKEPVEYNECKATISLHSSLPCHAGFDHGMKRYACHHCGKAFASNSDLISHQNIHTGKKFYECNECGKTFTQESHLVVHQRIHTGEKPYEYNQCGRAFAQISGLSNHHKARIREKAFECNHCGKSFSERSTLAKHKRIHTGEKPYDCNQCGKAFAQSSSLAVHQRIHTGEKPYECYQCGKTFTESSNLAKHKRIHTGEKPYECNQCGKAFTQSSSRAAHQRIHTGEKPYECNQCGKTFTKSSNLAKHKRVHTGEKPYECNQCGKTFNKSSNLAKHKRIHTGERPYECNQCGKTFTHSSSHAAHQRIHTGERPYQCGKAFTMKSTLVDIRESTVERNIMNVISVERLSQ
- the LOC122747022 gene encoding zinc finger protein 883-like isoform X2, with the translated sequence MGLLMAQELVTFKDVAVHFTQEEWRLLDRSQRELYKEVMLENVQNLLSVGFPVSREDLPPPFQEGEAPEMVEEKGARSSCPGAETRFEVKEMTTKVDILVEELGQHKFLSDGACDFSLRDICGSNTKVDKNTKSIWEFGEIGEAFTQSSVLNNSKRRTSWNEGVQDSEDNKWFPKQLNAHEKSLQMQMDQGNHLEMALNLNSDLIRHQKSDTGEMPYVADKHGKAFSQSSKLITLQKIHSRKEPVEYNECKATISLHSSLPCHAGFDHGMKRYACHHCGKAFASNSDLISHQNIHTGKKFYECNECGKTFTQESHLVVHQRIHTGEKPYEYNQCGRAFAQISGLSNHHKARIREKAFECNHCGKSFSERSTLAKHKRIHTGEKPYDCNQCGKAFAQSSSLAVHQRIHTGEKPYECYQCGKTFTESSNLAKHKRIHTGEKPYECNQCGKAFTQSSSRAAHQRIHTGEKPYECNQCGKTFTKSSNLAKHKRVHTGEKPYECNQCGKTFNKSSNLAKHKRIHTGERPYECNQCGKTFTHSSSHAAHQRIHTGERPYQCGKAFTMKSTLVDIRESTVERNIMNVISVERLSQ